In Thermococcus chitonophagus, the genomic stretch TAGGAGGAGCTGTGTTGTATTCTATTGCTCTCTCGGCGTTAATCATTTACTTGGTGACTCCGCACTACGATGTTAAGCTGGAGAAGGGGAAGGTGGAGGTTCTCCTTCGAAAAGTTGACGGAAAATATGAGGCTAAAGTTGTATATCATGGAAGGTGCTGGGGTTCGTGCATAAGGGAAATATCTGTCGATGGGAAGGTAGTCTATACGGGAACCTCGTACGCTTTCGTTGATGGGAAGCAGATAGTTAGCTTAACGATCCCAGTAAATTCCTCTGTTCTGGTCGTCAATGATGGCTATGAAAGGTACACATTTAACCTAAAGTGATTGTCACTTTTCCAAATTTTTTGGGCTGAAATTAAAATAATGTTTACCTCTTTTCCATTAGAGATGGAGATGATAGCAATAGTTGACCTTGGAGTGGGCAACCTAGCGAACGTGAGAAAGGCCCTCAAGGGAGTTATAACCAGCGATCCCTATGAGATCGAAAAGGCTGAGAAGATAGTGCTCCCTGGGGTCGGGAACTTTGGTGCCGTGATGGAGAGGCTCCATCCCCTTAAGGATGTAATATTGGAGGGGATTAAGGAGGGTAAACCATTCCTTGGTATTTGTTTGGGACTTCAGTTGCTCTTTGAGGAGAGCGAGGAGAGCCCTGGGAGCAGAGGTCTTGAAGTTTTTAAAGGTAAGGTCGTGAAGCTGAAGGGAGTTAGAGTCCCCCACATAGGCTGGAATCAGGTCTGGATAAGAAAGGACTGTCCTCTCTTTAGAGGAATAAAGAGCGGGAGCTACTTCTACTTCGTCCACTCCTACCACGTGGTCCCCCAGGATGAGGATATAATCGTGGCGACCACGGACTATGGACTTGACTTCGTTTCAGCGGTGTGTAAGGATAACGTGTTTGCTGTACAATTCCACCCGGAAAAGAGCAGTAGAAATGGATTGAAGCTTTTAGAGAACTTTAGGAGGCTGTAATATGGAGGTATATCCGGCGATAGATCTTATGAATGGGAAGGCGGTAAGGCTCTACAAAGGTGAGAGGGAGAGAGTTAGGGTTTATGGTGATCCATTGAAGTTCGCTGAAAAGTTCTCGGAGCTGGTTGATAAAATTCACATTGTCGATCTTGATGGGGCATTTACGGGGAGGCCTCAGAATCTCGATGTCATCAAGAGGATAATTGAGGAGACTGGCTTGAGGGTTCAGGTTGGAGGTGGCTTCAGGGATTATAACTCAATAGCGAAGGCCTACGAGATAGGGGTTGAGAACGTCATTCTAGGCACTAAAGCTTTCGATCTAAAGTTCCTTGAGATGGTAACCCAGGAATTTCCAGGGATAACGGTCAGTCTCGACAGCAAGGCCGGGAAGGTTGCGGTTAGGGGCTGGACTGAGGCCTCGGAAATTGAAGTCAGCGAGGCCTATGAAATGCTGAGGGGGTATGTGAACAGGTTCGTTTACACCTCCATCGAGAGGGACGGTACATTAACTGGAATAGAGAGCATTGAGAAGTTCTGGAGGGATGAAGAGTTCATATACGCTGGTGGTGTTTCTTCCCCCCAGGACGTGATTAAACTAGCGGAGATTGGATTTTCTGGAGTTATCGTGGGGAAAGCCCTGTATGAGGGAGCTGTTTCTCTTGAGGAGCTTGTGGGGGTGGCTGAAATTGCTGGCAAAGAGGATAATCGCGGCCCTTGACATCAAAGAGGGGAGGGTCGTTAAAGGGATAAAGTTTCGGAACATTAGGGATGCTGGTGATCCAATAGAGCTCGCGAGAAGGTACGAGAGCGAGGGAATAGACGAGATAGTCTTCTTGGACATTACGGCCTCTTATGAAAAGAGGCAGATCCTTCTTGACTTGGTCGAGAGGATAGCCGAGGAGATATACGTTCCATTTACAGTTGGCGGCGGAATAAGGACTGCGGAGGAAGCTAGGGAGATAGTTAAGAGGGGAGCGGATAAGATTTTTATTAACACCGCGGCAGTAGATAACCCCAAACTCGTTGAGGAGATAGCCCAGGTTATAGGGACTGCCAACCTAGTCGTTGCGATAGACGCCAAGTGGAACGGAAAGTTCTGGGAGGTTTACACTCACGGCGGGAGAAAGGCGAGGGGAATAGATGCCGTTGAATGGGCAAAAACCGTGGAATCCCTGGGGGCTGGCGAAATACTCCTGACGAGCATGGATACGGATGGAACGAAGCAGGGCTTTGACATTCCCCTCACGAAGGCCGTAGTTGAGGCAGTTGAAATTCCTGTCATAGCTTCTGGAGGTGCCGGGAAGCCTGAGCACTTCCTTGAGGCGTTTAGAATTGGTGCTGAAGCTGCTTTAGCAGCCTCTATTTTCCACTACGGTGAGTATACGGTTAGGGAGCTTAAGGAGTTCCTAGCCGAGCATGGAGTTCCGGTAAGGCTCGAGTGAGGTGGTAGTATGGAGGAGCTAATAGAGCAGGTTAACTGGGAGAAAAATAACGGCGTAGTCCCGGTTATAGTTCAAGACACGAAAGGGGAAGTGCTGACTTTAGCTTACATGGACAGAGAGGCTTTAAGGAGAACCCTCGAGACCGGGTACGCTCACTACTACTCCAGATCCCAAGGCAGGATAAGGATGAAGGGGGAGGTAAGCGGAAACCTTCAGATTGTGAAGGAGATAAGGATAGACTGCGACAACGATGCCCTCCTTTTGATTGTGGAGCCCAAGGGTCCAGCATGTCACACCGGCAACTACTCTTGCTTTTACAGGAAGTTGGGTGAGCCTGAGAGAATTCTCCCCATGGATTATTCACTCACGATACTCAGGGAGCTTGAGGAGCTGATAAGAAAGAGGAAGGAGAATCCTGTGGAGGGCTCCTACACGTCCTATCTGTTCAGGGAGGGCAAAGAAAAGATATACAAGAAGTTTGGGGAGGAAGCCGTTGAAGTGCTAGTGGCCGAGGGAAGGGATAGGATAATATACGAGGTTGCAGATCTGCTGTATCATCTCCTAGTGCTTTTGGCTTACAACGACATAAGCCTCGGGGAGGTAATGGCCGAACTCAGGAGGAGAAGGAAATGAAGATAAGGAAGGAAGTCCTCGAGTTCCGGCCTTACAGGGTACTCGAGGGCAATTACAAAATATGGCTTGACAAAAATGAGAACCCTTTTGATTTACCGTTATGGCTTAAGGAAGAGATATTCTGGAAGCTTAGGGGTTTACACTTCAACAGGTATCCCCACATAACTTCAATGCCTCTGAGAGAAGCCCTTGCAGAGTTCCTGGGGTTAGATTCTTCGAACATTGCCGTTGGAAACGGTAGCGATGAGCTGATAAACTACCTGGTCAGGATGTTTGAGGGAAAGTACATCGTAACTACCCCACCGACCTTCGGCATGTACTCCTTTTACTCGAAGCTTTACGGCATTCCAATAGTTGAAGTGCCTCTAGATGAGAACTTCAGAATAAGGGGTGATGAGATAGCCGAGAAGGCCAAAGATGCTTTGGCCGTTTTTATAGCCTCTCCAAACAACCCTACGGGAAACCTTCAGCCCGAGGAGGAAATTCTTAAGGTTCTTGAGACTGGGGCTCCAGTTGTCTTGGACGAAGCTTACGTAGAGTTCGCGGGAAAAAGCATGCTGGATTATGTTGGGGATTATCCAAACCTGATAATCCTAAGGACGTTTTCAAAGGCCTTTGGCCTTGCCTCGATAAGGGCTGGCTACATGATAGCTGATTCCTCTGTCGTTGATGCCCTCTACAGGATTAAGTCGCCATTCAGTGTAAGCTCAGTTACAATGGCCATAGCCCAAACCCTCCTTGAGCACTATGAGGTCGTTGAGGAGAGGGTTAAGTTCATAATGAAGGAGAGGGAGAGAATGTACGAGGAGCTTATGCCTTATGCTTATCCAAGCGATGCTAACTTCCTCCTCGTAAAGCTTGACGCTTACAACTACCTTTTGGATAGGGGAATAGTTGTTAGGAAGCTTTCGGGCAGGCTTCAGGGCCACATTAGGATTACTGTTGGAAAGAGAGAAGAAAACGATGAAGTTATTAAAGCGCTGAAGGAATTTGCCAAAGAACTTTAACATGTAATACCAAAAGTATGAAATGGTGAGACCTATGGTTAGTTCAGAGATGGTGAGCATAAGGCTGAAAGTTGGGCCTAAAGGTCAGATAGTTATACCCAAGGTTTTCAGGGAGGCCTACGGCATAGAGGAGGGCGGTGAGGTGGTGGTAATACCAACGAAGGAAGGCTTACTGATCAAGAGGAAGAAGTCACCTGAGGAGCTCATTAAGGAACTTAGGGAATGGAAGAAGAGAGTTGAAGGAATTCCAGCAAAACTTGGTGATCTAAAGGACATAGACTTGGAGGTTGAGTTTGATGAAGATCTTTCTTGACGCAAGCTTCCTATTATATATCTTGGCCAAGACTCCTGGAATAACTGATAAAGTATTGAAACTGTATTCTGATTTATTGTCTCAAGAGCTGTATACCGATTCCCTAGTGCTCGATGAAGTAATATATGTGGCAAAAAAGAAGTACAGAATACCTCCTGAATTGT encodes the following:
- the hisH gene encoding imidazole glycerol phosphate synthase subunit HisH encodes the protein MEMIAIVDLGVGNLANVRKALKGVITSDPYEIEKAEKIVLPGVGNFGAVMERLHPLKDVILEGIKEGKPFLGICLGLQLLFEESEESPGSRGLEVFKGKVVKLKGVRVPHIGWNQVWIRKDCPLFRGIKSGSYFYFVHSYHVVPQDEDIIVATTDYGLDFVSAVCKDNVFAVQFHPEKSSRNGLKLLENFRRL
- the hisA gene encoding 1-(5-phosphoribosyl)-5-((5-phosphoribosylamino)methylideneamino)imidazole-4-carboxamide isomerase; the encoded protein is MEVYPAIDLMNGKAVRLYKGERERVRVYGDPLKFAEKFSELVDKIHIVDLDGAFTGRPQNLDVIKRIIEETGLRVQVGGGFRDYNSIAKAYEIGVENVILGTKAFDLKFLEMVTQEFPGITVSLDSKAGKVAVRGWTEASEIEVSEAYEMLRGYVNRFVYTSIERDGTLTGIESIEKFWRDEEFIYAGGVSSPQDVIKLAEIGFSGVIVGKALYEGAVSLEELVGVAEIAGKEDNRGP
- the hisC gene encoding histidinol-phosphate transaminase yields the protein MKIRKEVLEFRPYRVLEGNYKIWLDKNENPFDLPLWLKEEIFWKLRGLHFNRYPHITSMPLREALAEFLGLDSSNIAVGNGSDELINYLVRMFEGKYIVTTPPTFGMYSFYSKLYGIPIVEVPLDENFRIRGDEIAEKAKDALAVFIASPNNPTGNLQPEEEILKVLETGAPVVLDEAYVEFAGKSMLDYVGDYPNLIILRTFSKAFGLASIRAGYMIADSSVVDALYRIKSPFSVSSVTMAIAQTLLEHYEVVEERVKFIMKERERMYEELMPYAYPSDANFLLVKLDAYNYLLDRGIVVRKLSGRLQGHIRITVGKREENDEVIKALKEFAKEL
- the hisF gene encoding imidazole glycerol phosphate synthase subunit HisF; amino-acid sequence: MLAKRIIAALDIKEGRVVKGIKFRNIRDAGDPIELARRYESEGIDEIVFLDITASYEKRQILLDLVERIAEEIYVPFTVGGGIRTAEEAREIVKRGADKIFINTAAVDNPKLVEEIAQVIGTANLVVAIDAKWNGKFWEVYTHGGRKARGIDAVEWAKTVESLGAGEILLTSMDTDGTKQGFDIPLTKAVVEAVEIPVIASGGAGKPEHFLEAFRIGAEAALAASIFHYGEYTVRELKEFLAEHGVPVRLE
- the hisIE gene encoding bifunctional phosphoribosyl-AMP cyclohydrolase/phosphoribosyl-ATP diphosphatase HisIE → MEELIEQVNWEKNNGVVPVIVQDTKGEVLTLAYMDREALRRTLETGYAHYYSRSQGRIRMKGEVSGNLQIVKEIRIDCDNDALLLIVEPKGPACHTGNYSCFYRKLGEPERILPMDYSLTILRELEELIRKRKENPVEGSYTSYLFREGKEKIYKKFGEEAVEVLVAEGRDRIIYEVADLLYHLLVLLAYNDISLGEVMAELRRRRK
- a CDS encoding AbrB/MazE/SpoVT family DNA-binding domain-containing protein, which translates into the protein MVSIRLKVGPKGQIVIPKVFREAYGIEEGGEVVVIPTKEGLLIKRKKSPEELIKELREWKKRVEGIPAKLGDLKDIDLEVEFDEDLS